A part of Pungitius pungitius chromosome 15, fPunPun2.1, whole genome shotgun sequence genomic DNA contains:
- the fbxo36b gene encoding LOW QUALITY PROTEIN: F-box only protein 36b (The sequence of the model RefSeq protein was modified relative to this genomic sequence to represent the inferred CDS: inserted 1 base in 1 codon), which translates to MSLMLKCCTPESPRRQDSPQWRLSTVAMTTNTLHVMASPLKDPLFETSARGPPSDIHFYHFAVTKSEVIWRWWAISPRKQYWGSMPGEQKEPHQDFLDDRMLQRKISMVFGERILEYTKSLCQGHYDYLERLSDTLLLRIVKNLEIEDIGQLGRTSRRFQKLCGSEKLWEQAVQQRFNTVSAEVASLALDVGWRSIFFTNKLQXAKVDQPKEAEDQEATSRTGL; encoded by the exons ATGAGCTTAATGTTGAAATGTTGCACACCAGAATCCCCACGAAGGCAGGACTCCCCGCAGTGGCGACTTAGCACCGTCGCCATGACAACAAATACACTTCATGTCATGGCGTCCCCGTTGAAGGACCCGCTGTTTGAAACGTCGGCACGCGGTCCTCCCTCCGATATTCATTTCTATCATTTTGCAGTTACCAAGTCAGAA GTGATCTGGAGATGGTGGGCGATATCACCAAGAAAACAATACTGGGGCTCCATGCCCGGGGAGCAGAAGGAGCCACACCAGGACTTCTTGGATGACAGAATGCTGCAAA GGAAGATTAGTATGGTTTTCGGTGAACGAATCTTGGAGTACACCAAGTCTTTGTGCCAAGGACATTATGATTATTTGGAGCGCCTGTCTGACACCTTACTTCTGCGGATAGTAAAAAATCTAGAGATAGAGGATATTGGTCAGCTTGGACGAACGTCACGCAGGTTCCAAAAG CTATGTGGGTCCGAGAAGTTATGGGAGCAGGCAGTGCAGCAGCGCTTCAACACAGTGTCAGCTGAAGTGGCATCTCTCGCGCTGGATGTGGGCTGGCGTAGCATCTTCTTCACCAATAAGCTAC CTGCAAAAGTTGATCAGCCGAAAGAGGCTGAAGACCAAGAAGCGACAAGCAGGACAGGTCTCTGA